In a single window of the Eriocheir sinensis breed Jianghai 21 chromosome 61, ASM2467909v1, whole genome shotgun sequence genome:
- the LOC126986300 gene encoding uncharacterized protein LOC126986300, with protein sequence MATSTLCQSSPLGSPSGSPRSCLYMPRPHSLQPKADWRASFADTNNENRAAAYRGLMATKPLILRQHNGVWLTPPKPVQPELQSSEEKATEASPSKSRLSLGRVVKVLRCHVCLSTVKEQHFHNHLFFGAIRCELCFTICQNCRDLEWISAEAEVGDNKCQHKFTYCEDPYEYLLPRLCGSDDHDMVGSSTLPHNLRVLQNYLTKLVGLQLREPWSSALRTCKKHLLRVYTKSDSEPSEEVPYQQGPLPVASTMEDVHDSKASQEESERLNSDITATLGRSRNPSPARRDSRESEDSDDGLLLTQSYDLEHLEQEVEYVELEENNRVLLEQGFEEKLNYSRKPKKRRKTSNHKKTNRLSEPKKRTPSPIHQSQEEENLVMEEVELPEDGYYLMVREAVEECPMCYEPLCPSMCTVNIRTFLFTVRCPECSLIIYMVPDLPDGIKIVTEDINGNAGGVHKESGKSKTKTNVNPKHFFAR encoded by the coding sequence ATGGCCACTTCAACGCTGTGTCAAAGCTCACCGCTGGGGTCTCCCTCCGGCAGCCCCAGATCCTGCCTCTACATGCCGCGCCCCCATTCCCTCCAGCCCAAGGCAGACTGGCGTGCTAGCTTCGCAGACACCAACAACGAGAACAGGGCGGCGGCTTACCGCGGCCTCATGGCCACCAAGCCACTCATCCTCCGGCAGCACAATGGAGTCTGGCTGACTCCTCCGAAGCCAGTCCAGCCTGAGCTACAGTCCTCTGAAGAGAAAGCTACAGAGGCGTCACCTTCCAAGTCCAGACTGAGCTTGGGCCGAGTTGTCAAGGTGTTGCGGTGTCACGTGTGTCTGTCCACTGTCAAGGAGCAGCACTTCCACAACCATCTCTTCTTTGGGGCAATACGATGCGAACTTTGTTTCACCATCTGCCAGAATTGCCGTGACCTCGAGTGGATCAGTGCGGAAGCAGAAGTGGGGGATAACAAATGTCAACATAAATTCACATATTGCGAAGATCCTTACGAATATCTGTTACCGCGCTTGTGTGGCAGCGATGACCATGATATGGTCGGATCCTCGACGCTGCCCCACAACCTACGCGTATTGCAGAACTACTTGACCAAACTAGTGGGTCTCCAACTTAGAGAGCCCTGGAGCAGCGCTCTTAGGACATGCAAGAAGCATCTGCTCAGGGTATATACAAAATCGGATTCAGAACCCTCAGAGGAAGTTCCTTATCAGCAGGGTCCCCTCCCTGTGGCCAGTACCATGGAAGACGTACACGACAGTAAAGCTTCtcaagaagaaagtgaaaggttGAACAGTGACATTACAGCGACGTTGGGGAGATCCAGAAACCCCAGTCCAGCGCGGCGAGACTCCAGGGAGAGTGAGGACTCTGACGATGGCCTCTTACTGACACAAAGCTATGATTTGGAGCATCTGGAGCAAGAAGTGGAGTACGTGGAGCTGGAGGAGAACAACAGGGTGTTACTTGAGCAAGGTTTTGAGGAGAAACTAAATTATTCAAGGAAACCCAAGAAGCGACGCAAAACTTCCAACCACAAGAAAACCAACAGATTGTCTGAACCTAAAAAGAGAACACCATCCCCTATTCATCAAAGTCAGGAAGAAGAGAACctagtgatggaggaggtggagcttCCTGAGGACGGCTATTACCTGATGGTGCGCGAGGCGGTGGAAGAATGCCCAATGTGCTATGAGCCTCTTTGTCCTAGCATGTGCACGGTCAACATTCGAACCTTCCTCTTCACAGTGCGCTGCCCTGAGTGTAGTCTCATCATCTACATGGTGCCAGACCTGCCTGATGGAATCAAGATTGTTACGGAGGACATCAATGGGAATGCAGGGGGGGTGCACAAGGAATCTGGGAAGTCTAAAACGAAAACTAATGTTAACCCGAAGCATTTTTTTGCTCGTTGA